ACTACTAGATGTTGGGGTGAACGCTAGGCCGAGACCCAGTGGTTGCGCAAGGTCCGCAGGCCGAGTTCTCGCGTGTCGCGGCAAATCCACAGGTCGGTGCCCACGCCGGCGTGTCGCCTCCACCGGCTGTCTGCGGCGGACGCCGTCCTGGCGAACCCGATCGGTCCCGGTTGCGCCCGGTCCGCGCCCCAAGCATGATCACAAGTAGCAGCAGGGTGGGCACCGGTCCTGGTGCCACCACCACACGAGGAGGCAGCTGATGGCATTCACCTGGCCCGAGGACCGCAAGGGCAAGCGCATCCGGGGCGACGAGCGCGCGGCGATGGCCGCCGAGGCGCGGCGGCTCTACGAGTCCGGCAAGTCCATCCGGGACATCCACGAGATCTCCGGGCGCTCCTTCGGGTTCATCCGCAACCTCCTCGTCGAGAGCGGCGTGACCTTCCGCGGCCGCGGTGGAGCCACCCGGCGCAAGGCCTCCTAGCGCAAGGCCTCCTAACTGGCCCAGGCTCCCGACGACGGCGCGTGATCGCCGTCCGAGGAGGAGAAGTCGCGCCGCCAGCGCCACCCGCCCCCGCGCACGGCCGCGACTCCTCCCCCGGTGGCGATCACGCCCGGGTGTCGCACCAGCTGCCCGTCCCTGGCCTTTCGCCCCTGGCCGGCCTTCAGCACGCGGCGCAGGCTGACCGCGGGAGGCAGCCATGCACGCCATCACGGTCTCGGACCTGCACAAGCGCTACGGCGACGTCAGGGCCGTGGATGGCCTGTCGTTCACCGTTGGCTTCGGGGAGGTCTTCGCCGTGGTCGGCCCCAACGGGGCTGGCAAGACGACGACGGTGGAGATCCTCGAGGGGCACCGCCACCGCACCTCCGGCACCGTCGACGTCCTGGGCACCGACCCGGCCACCGGCGGGCGCTCCTACCGGGAGCGGATCGGCATCGTGCTCCAGGACGCCGGCCTGGAGGAGGACTTCACCGTCGCTGAGCTGGTCCGGCTCTACCGCGGCATGTACCCACGCCGGCTCGACGTGGACGAGGTCGTCGCACTGGTCGGGCTCGCCGACAAGCGCGACGCCCGGGTCAAGACGCTCTCGGGCGGGCAGCGGCGCCGCCTCGACCTCGCCCTGGGACTCGTCGGCGACCCGGACGTGCTGTTCCTGGACGAGCCGACCACCGGGTTCGACCCCTCGGCCCGGCGCCGCGCCTGGGACCTCGTCGGGTCACTGCGCGGCCTCGGCAAGACGGTCCTGCTCACCACGCACTACATGGACGAGGCCGAGCACCTCGCGGACCGCGTCGCCGTCGTCGTCGCCGGTCGGCTCGTCGCCTGCGGCACGCCGGAGGAGATCCGGGCTACCGGCGACGCCGTTGCCACCGTGGCGTTCCGGCTTCCGGCCGGCGTGGTGCCCGCCGACCTGCCCGAGCTGGACGGCGCCCTCCTGCCCCGAGGTGCCGGCTGGCGGCTGAGGACGACGACCCCGACCCTGGCGCTGAACAGGCTGACCGGGTGGGCGGTCGGCCGCGGCGAGGAGCTGCCGCAGATCGAGGTGACCCTGCCGTCCCTGGAGGACGTCTACCTCGAGCTCGTCGCGGCTGCGGGCACCGACGCCCGTCCCGACGCCTCGACTTCGGGACCCCGGTGAGTCCGTGAGCACAGGCCTGTCCAGCCGAACGGCACGCCCGTCCACCGAACGACGTCCGTCTCTGGGCCGGCTCGGCCTGGACCAACTGCGGTTCACCCTCACCGACCTGTGGCGGGCTCGGCTCGTCGTCATCTTCACCCTCGTGCTGCCGCTGACCTGGCTCGTCGTCCTCGGGTTCCTCGCCGGCAACGACGTGCTCGACGGCACCTCCGGGATCCGCGTCATGCAGGTGGTGACCCCGAGCGCCGCAACGATGGGCGTGCTGTTCGCGGCCTTCCCCACCGTGGCCACGGCAGTCGCCGTCGCTCGCGAGCGCGGAGTGCTCCGCCGGGTGCGCGGGACGCCGCTACCCGCCGGCGTCTACCTCGGGGCCAAGGTGGTCAGCGCAGCGCTGGTCGCGGTCGCCGCCTACACGCTGATGCTCCTCGTCGGCGTCCTGGTCTACGACGTCCAGGTGTTCTGGCGGACCGTGCCGGCCATGGCAGTCACCGTCCTGGTCGCCACCGCAGCCTTCGCAGCCCTCGGCCTCGCCGTCGCGGCACTGGCCCGCTCGGGCAACACCGCTCAGGCCGTCGCGATCGGGCTGGCGGTGACGATGTCTTTCCTGTCCGGGTTGTTCACCGTCGGGGAGATGCCGGCGTGGATGCAGCACGTCGCTGACGTCCTGCCGGTCGGGGTGCTGCTGCGGGCCCTGCAGGGGCAGCTCGACCCGTTCTCCACCGGCTCAGGGTGGGACGGCGGGGCGCTGGCCGTCCTCGTCGTCTGGGGCGCCGGGGCGGCGGCAGTCACCCTGCGCACCTTCCGCTGGGAGCCGGCGGCCGACCGGACGTCGTCCCGGGGACGGCGGGCCACCACCCACCCGGCACCCGGGCCGACGCCCGACAGCAGCGGGGCCCCTCGGCGTCCGGCGAGTCTGGCCGTGGCCGAGGCCGGTCGTCCGGGCCCGGTGTCCCTGGTCGTCGCGCAGACGGCGGCGGCGACCCGGGCAGCGATGCGGGACCCCGGCTGGCTGTTCTTCGCCGTCGCGATGCCGCTCGGCCTCTTCGTGCTCAACGCGGGGATGAGTCGCTCCGCCGGGGGCGACCCGGATCTGGTCGCCGTCCTGGCGGCCGGCATGATCGCCTTCGGGACGGCCGTCACCGCGTTCGTCAACCTGCCGGAAGCCGTGGCCACCGCCCGGGACCGCGGTGTGCTCAAGAGGCTGCGTGGGACGCCGACACCGGCCGCGGCCTACCTCGCCGGGCGGATCCTGTCGGCGCTCTGGATCGCACTGCTCACCGCCGTCCTCGTTGTCGGGGTGGGCGTGCTGTTCTTCGGCCTGACCCCCACCTGGCCCGGCCTACTGCTCGCCGGCGCGTTCGTCGTCCTGGGTGCGGTGACCCTCGGCGCGTGCGGCTTCGCCCTCGCCGGCGGCCTCCCGGACGCGAAGGCCGTCGGCGCGGTGGGGCTCGGCGTGCTGCTGCCGGCGTCGTTCTTCTCCGACGTCTTCGTCGTGAACCCGCCGCAGTGGATGTCGACGGTCGGGTCGGTGCTGCCGCTGCAGCACGTCGTCCGGCTGCTCGACCGTGCCCTGGACCCGGCTGGGACGGCCGTGGCATGGGGCTCGTTCGCCGTCGTCGTCGTCTGGCTGGTGGGCGCCTCCCTCATCGCGCTGCGAACCTTCCGGTGGGAGGCACGCGAGGACCACGGCCGCGGACGGCGCCCCCACGGCCGGTAGCGTGCCACCCGTGACCAGGGGGCTCGGCGTCCGCGACGTGGCGCACGCGTTCGGCGGACGGCAGGCGCTGGCCGGGGTGTCCTTCGACGTCGTCCCGGGAGTGATCACCGGCCTGCTCGGCCCCAACGGCGCCGGCAAGACGACGCTGCTGCGGGTGCTGCTCGGCGTCCTGACCCCCGACCGTGGCGAGGTCACCTACGACGGCCGGCCGGTCCTGCCGCAGGACCGGCAGCGCTGGGGGTACATGCCGCAGGAGCGTGGCCTGTACCCGGCGATGCCCGCCGGTGAGCAGGTCATCTACTTCGGCCGGCTGCACCGGCTGGCCAAGGACGACGCCACCACCCGGGCCCGGGCGCTGCTGGCCGAGCTCGGGCTGGGCGACCGGTGGGACTCACGCACCGACAAGCTGTCCGGCGGGATGCAGCAGCGGCTGCAACTGGCCACCGCGCTCGTCCACGACCCCGACGTCATCGTGCTCGACGAGCCGTTCAACGGGCTCGACCCCGTCGCGGTGGAGAACCTGTCCTCGACGCTGCGCCGGCGCGCCGAGGCCGGACGCACCGTGCTGTTCTCCTCCCACCAGCTCGACCTGGTCCAGGACCTCTGCGAGGACATCGTCATGGTGGACGCCGGACGCACGGTGCTGGCCGGACCGGTGGCCCGGCTGCGCGCCTCCTCCGGGGAGCGCCAGCTGCGGCTGCACGTGCGCGGGGCCGGCCGCGACTGGGTCGCCCGCTTTCCCGGCGTCCGGGTGGTCAGCGACGAGGTCGACGAGCTGCGGCTCTCCCTGTCCCCGGACGTCGACGCGCTCGCCGTCCTGGACGCCGCCCGCGCGCAGGGCGAGGTGGTCGACTTCGGGCTGGACCTGCCCACCCTGTCCCACCTGTTCCTCACCGCCGCCGGGAGGACCAGCGTCGAGGAGGTGCCAGCGTGAGCGAGTGGTGGCGCGGCACCCGGCTTGTCGCCGGACGGGCGATGACCGAGACCGTCCGGTCGCGGTCGTTCAGGGTGGTCACGTTGATCCTGCTGCTCATCGGCACCGCCGGGGTCGTGCTGCCGCAGGTGCTCGGCGGGGACGACGGCACCCGGGCCCTGGCGATGGTCGGGCCAGCCCCGGAGGGTCTCGTCGAGTCGCTCGACGCGACCACGGCCGGCAGCGGCCTCGAGGTCGAGTACGTCGAGGTCGACTCCTCGGACGCCGCGCGCCAGGCCGTCGAGGGCGGCGACGCCGACGCGGCCCTGGTCGGCGACACGCTCTACGCCGGCAGCAACCTCACGGACACGTTCCCCGGGACGGTCGCGCAGGCCGTCACCATGCTGGAGACCTCCGAGCGGCTCGCCGACGCCGGACTGTCTGCTGAGCAGGTCGCCGAGCTGCAGCAGGTGTCGCCGCCGCAGCTGGTGCGGGTCGGGGGCGCCGAGGACGCCGACCGGGCGGGCGCCGGCTTCCTGGTCGGGATCGTCCTGTACCTGGCGGTGACGTTCGCCGGCAGCGCGATCGCGACGTCCGTAGCGACGGAGAAGGCGAGCCGGATCTCCGAGGTGCTGCTGCCGGTACTGCGCTCCAGCCAGATCCTCGTCGGCACGGTGCTCGCCGTGGGGCTCGCCACCCTCGCCCAGCTGCTCGTCCTGCTCACCCCGGTCGCGGTCGGCGTCCGGGTCACCGACGAGATCGGGCTGCCCGAGGCCGCCGCGGCCGACCTCGCCCTGGGTGTCGTGTGGTTCGTCCTCGGGTTCGCGCTGTTCGCGTTCGTGTTCGCGGCGTCCGGGGCGATGGTCGACAAGGTCCAGGACGTCGGCGGGACGATCGCCCCGATCAGCATCATCCTGATCGCCGGCTACATGCTCGGCGTCGTGTTCGCCGCGCAGGACAGTGACGGACCGGTCGCCGTCGTCGCCTCGATCGTGCCGGTCACCGCGCCGCTCGTGATGCCGATCCGCTGGGCGGCCGGCACCGTCCCGGTGTGGCAGCTCGTGCTCGCGATGGTGCTCACCGCGGCGACCGCCGTCCTGCTCGCGGCGTTCGCCTCCCGGGTGTACCGCCGGGCGTTGCTCATCACCGGCCGGCGGGCGAAGTGGAGTGAGGTCCTCGGCGGCTCCACCCCCGCCTGACCCCCACCCCCTCGGTGATCATGCAATCCCGCCACCCTGCCCACTGAGCGCCCGCTGCCAAAATGCTGGATTCAGCGCCGCCCTTGCGGCGTGTCGCGCCAACAACCCAGCATTCTGCGAGCCGGACGGTGGCCGGGGGGGTGGCGGGATTGCATGATCACGAAGGGGAGCTCTCCGGGTCGGGGACGGCGTCCGGGTCGGGGACGACGTCCGGGCCAGGGACGACGTCCAGCCCCGCGAGGACGTCCGGGCGCTCCCGCAGCTCGTCGTACCGGACGGCCAGGACGCCGGCGACGATGAGCACCCCGCCCGCAAGCTGCACCGGCATCGGCAGCTCCCCGAGCACGAGCCAGGCGAAGACCACGCTGAACAGCACCTCGGTGAGCCCGACGAAGCTGGCCATCTTGGAGCCCAGCCGCCGGGTGGAGGCGATCCCGGTGGCGTAGGCGAGCGCCGCGGCGACGACGACGAGCAGACCCGCGGGCACCCACCAGGGGACGAGCGCACCCGCCAGCCGGACGTCGTCCGCCGCCCAGGTCATCGGCATCACGCCGACCGCCCCGGCCACGGCCAGGGCGACGGTCGCGACGACCATGCCGCCCGCGGCCATGACGAGCGGCGGCAGCCCGGTGGTCTCCCGCGCGGACAGGACGAAGTAGAACGCCAGGCCGACCGCCGCACCGAGTCCCCACAGCGCGCCGCCGAGGTCGACGCGCATGCCGCCGGTGAGGTCAAGCACGAGCAGCAGACCCGCCACCGACAGGACGACGCCGACGAGCGTCCAGGACCGGGGCCGCTGGCCGTGGCGCAGCCACAGCCACAGGACGACGAGGACCACGCCGAGGTACTCCAGCAGCAGGGCGACGCCGACGCTGAGGGTCGTCACCGCGTTGAAGTAGAACAGCTGGACGGCGGCCATCGCGACGAGGCCGTAGACGGTGATGAGACCGGCGTTGCGGCGCAGCACGTCCCAGCGGCCCCGCAGCGCGACGACGGCCGGCACGACGAGCAGCAGCGCCGCTCCCCCGATCCGGAAGGTGACGGCCGCACCGGGCGACCAGCCGGTCTCGAGCAGGGACTTCGCCAGCGTGCCCGAGCTGCCGAACGCCGCGGCCGAGACGAGTGCCAGCCAGATGCCGGCTGCATCGACGCCCGGACGGCGCCGCGCGGGGGTGGCGGGACGGTCCAGGACGGCAGGGCGCACGGCAGTCACGGCGGCAACCTCATCTGACAGGGGTAAACTGCGGGAACGGTGATGACACTACGAGCCCGCAACGTCAGGAGTCAACATGGTCTTCGCCCATGACACCGAGACGTCTCTGGCGTCGTCCGCGGCCTTGATCAACACCCTCGGCGACGGCACCGAGCAGGGCGACACCCTGCGCACGGTCGAGGACCTCGACGCGTTCGTCGAGGCCTGGGAGTACACCGGCAGCCGGACTCACGACGAGGCCGAGCTGTCCGCCGTCCGGGACCTGCGCCCGGTGCTGCGCCGGATCTGGACCGCCGAGGACGACGAGGTCGTCGTGGCGGAGGTGAACGCCCTGCTCAGCGGTGCCCGGGCGCTGCCGCAGCTCGTCCGGCACGACGGCTGGGACTGGCACCTGCACGCGACCAGTCCGGAGCAGCCGCTGGCCACCCGGATGGCGGTGGAGGCCGCGATGGCGCTCGTCGACGTCGTCCGCAGCGGGGAGCTGAGCCGGCTGCGAGTGTGCGAGGCCGAGGACTGCGGCGCCGTGCTGGTCGACCTGTCCCGCAACCGGTCCCGCCGGTACTGCGAGGGCGGCTGCGGCAACCGGGTGGCCGTCGCGGCCTACCGGGCGCGCCGGGCGGCCGGCCCTCAGCCCACCGGGCCTCAGCCCACCGGGCCTCAGTCCGCCGGGCCTCAGCCCACCGGCTCGAGCACGAACAGCGGGATCTCCCGCTCGGTGCGCTCGGCGTAGTCGGCGTAGTCACCGAAGGCCGCCACCGCCCGCTGCCACCACACCGCGCGCTCCTCGCCGTGCACGAGCCGGGCCCGGCAGTCGACCACCCGCGGACCGTCCTGCACCCGGACGTCGGGGTGGGCGAGCAGGTTGTGGTACCAGTGCGGGTGCCGCGGCGCCCCGCCCTCGGACGCAACCGCGCAGTAGACCCCGTCGTGCTCGACCCGCATCAGCGGCACCTTGCGCAGCCGGCCGCTCCGGGCCCCCCGCATGGTCAGGACGACGACCGGTAGCCCGCGCATCGTCGTCCCGCGGGTGCCGCCGGAGGACTCGTACTCCTCGACCTGGCGGCGGACGTGCTCGTTCGGGCTGGGTTCGTAGTGGCTCAGCTCGGACTGGCTCAGCTCGGGGTCCTGTGTCTGCACGGCCGCACCGTACGCGGCGCTCAGCGCGACCACCCGCCCAGGGCGTAGTCGTCGATGGGCGTGCCGTGCTCGTCGCGCAGGGGGCTGCCGATCCGGTTGCGGATCATCTCCAGCCACGGCCGCACGGCTCCGGTCCGCACGTGGCTGCCCATCGCCTCGACCGCGGCGGCCAGCCCCGCGTCGTCCGGGTGGTCGGCGAGCAACCGGTCGAGCTGCTCGCGGACGGCGGCCCGGGCCGGACCGACGGTGGACCGGACCAGCAGCTGCTGCCCGGTCCACGCCGACTCCCCCGCCGCCGCCAGCCACGACCCCAGCGCACTGGCGAGGTCGGGGTACCGGGCCCGCAGCTCGGCGTCCAGTGGCACCTCCGGCCACACGGTCACCGCCCTCGGCGTGCCGCCGGACCGCTGCTCGAGAACGAGCGCGGCGCCGCTCACCTCGGTCTCCCGCCCGGTACGCAGGTCGGTGACCACCCCGACCGGACGGCCGGTGTCGGCGTAGCCGTGCCAGCGCCAGGCGCCGCGGCTGTCGGCCGCCCAGCGCTGGATCTCCTCGCCGTGGGCGGCGGCGACCGCGCGGGCCGCGACGTCCTGGACGCCGGGCTCGGGGTGGAAGCGGCTGGTCCGCAGCGGCCGGGCGACCTCGTCGTCCGGCGTCAGGACGGTGAGCGTGCCCGGGGCGGTGCGGGCCAGCTCGACGAGCGCCTCCAGCTGGTCGAGCAGCTCGGTCCACGGCACGCCGTCCGGTGGCCCGTCGGGGTCGCCGAGCCACGGTCCGAGGACGGCGGCGAGCGCGGCCTCGGGGTCGGCGGCGGCAGCCGTCAGCTCGCGCAGCTCGGCGACCTCGGCGGCCCACCGCTCGGTCTCGCCGTCCTGGGTCAGCCGCCACACGCGGGAGCCCAGGGCGAGGTCCGGGTCGAGCCGGTCACGCTCGTAGCCGGGCGGGAAGGCGCCACGCAGGAGGGCACCGGTCAGCGGGACGTCGGGGACGGTCGGCATGGGTGTCATCGTCGGCTCCGGTCGGTGAGAAGGGGGGTGTCGGGGTAGGCGGTCAGGATGAACACGTCGTCGCCGTCCCGGGCCAGGACGACGCGGACCGTCGACGGCGCGAGCAGCTGGGGTCGGCCGTCGACGAGTGTCATCACCGTGCCGACGTCCGGGTCGGCCGGCACCTGGACGACGAGGGGGCGCCGGCCGCGGCCGGCGGCCCACTCGCGGACCTCGGCCTCGTGCCGCCGCAGCGCCTCGCCGACCCAGCGCTCCGCGGTGGCGGCGTCCGACCAACTCGACGCCCGCCGGGAGGCCGGCGGCGGGCCGCGGTACCCCTCGTCGTAGACGGTGCCGTAACGCAGCCGGTCCTCGAGCAGGTCGGCCTCGAGCCGGTGGCGACGCAGGGTGTGACCGAGCGCGTGGTGCTCGTGGGCGGTGAGGTCCACTCCGGCGAAGAGCTCCTCGAGGCTCTGCAGCCGAGGGCGCGGGGCGTCGGGATCGGCCAGGTACGGCGCCCAGCGGGCCCGCTCCTCGGGGGTGAGCCGGGTGCCGAACCGCCACGGCAATGCACCGGCCAGCAGGGCACCGACCCCGGCGCCCCACTCCCCCGCCCGCCAGTACGGCCCGGCGAGCATCTCGTCGAGCGTGCGGACCGGGTGGCGCACGGTGTCGAGCAGCCCGTCGCGCAGTCCGGCCACCGTGTCGCGCCACGCGTCCCGGTCGGTGACGAACCCCGCGGTGAGGGCCCAGGCGAGCCGGGCCGGGTCCACCACGGCGTCCTGCCAGAACTGCTCGACGCCGGCGCGCAGGTGCGCGGCCGGGCCGGTGGCCAGGGCGGCCGTCTCGGCCTCGACCTCGGCCAGGGCGGCGGTGGCGTCCAGGACGGCGGCGGTGTACCGGCGCTCGGCCGCCGCGTGGTCGGCCCACGCCCGCTCGATCCGGGCCGCGGCCGCCGGGGACGCCGGGTCGGCGGCCTGCAGCCGCAGGCCGGCCTCGAGGTCCTCCCCCGCCCGGCGCATCGCGGCCAGTGCGGGCGCGACCCGCGCGGCGTAGTCCGCCAGGACGGCCGCGACGGCGCCGGCCAGCCGCTCCACCTGCTCGGCCTGGCGGGCGAGGTCGGCCCGGACGGCGCGCTCGGCGTCCGCGGCCCGGCCGTACCACTGGACCGGGACGGTTCTGCCGACGTCCTGGGCCGCGCCGGCGGCCACGGCGGCGGCGCGCGCCAGCCGTTCGGCGTCCCGCCCGGCGGCGGCGGGGTCGACCGCGGGGATCTGAACCGGCGGGGTCGCCCCCGGGGCGGCCCGGACCGGGGCGGGGGTCACCGCGGCCACCAGGTGTCGCTGGCCGCGTAGGACTCGGCGGCCCGGCGCAGTGCGTCCTCGAGCGCGGATGCCGCGTCGCCGCCGAGCCGGGCCGCGGCGGCGATCCCGGCGACGGCACGGCGGGCGGTCGCGGCCAGAGCCGGGTCCTGCGCCCACGGGTGCGGTTCGCCGGCGGCGAGCGCGAGGTCGTGGGCGGCGCGCAGCCGCTGCCCGATCTCGCGGGCGGCCGCGGCGGCCCGGTGCAGCTCACCGGGGTCGACGCCGAACCGGACGGAGGTGGTGCCCACGGGGGGAACGGTAGGCAGGACCGGGGTCACCGCGGGTTCGTCGTCCACAGGCTCCCGGGTGCGGCTGCGGGGTGCTGGTGCGGTGAACCTGTGGCGGCCGCGGGCTCAACCCGTCCCCGGGTCACGCCGATGGGTGATCGTGCCCCTGTCCCGCCGCCTGCGCCGTGCCGCCGCCGCGGCCCTGGCCGCTGCCGGGCTCGGGGTCGCGCCGCTCGCCGTCCCGGCTGTGGGGGCCGCGGTCGCGGTCGCGCAGCCGTCGGCGCCGTCGCAGGAGCAGGTCGAGGCGCAGCGCGACGTGGCACACCGGCTGCGGTCCGTCGCCGACCAGCGCGCGCGAGACGTCACCGAGGCGCAGCGCCGCCTCGACGAGGCCGCCCGGGCGGCGAACGCGGCGCTCGAGGTGTACGCGGTGGCGATGCGCGAGCAGCAGGAGGCGGAGGCCGAGCACTGGGAGCGCTCCGAGGAGCTCACCGCGGCGCGGACCCGGTACAACGCGAGCCGGGACGACCTGGGTCGGTGGGCCGCCCGCACGTACCGCGAGGGTTCCGGGTTGGCCGCCTACGAGGGCGTGATGACCCTGCTCGAGGCCCGGGACCCCGAGGACCTGTCGCGGCGGGTCGCCATGCTGCAGGTGGTCGGACGGGCCCAGCAGGACACCGTCGTCGTGGCCGGGGCCGCGGTGGACGAGCAGGAGGACGCCGCGGCCGCCGCCGAGCGGACGGCGCTGCGGGTCCGGGAGACGACCCAGGCGGCCACCGACGCCAAGGAGGACGCCGACCGGCTGGTCGCCGCCCACGAAGCAGAGCTGAGCCGACTGCGGGGGCTGCTGCTGTCCAGCGAGACGGCGGTGGCGACGGCGGACGCCGAGGCCGAGCGGCTTGCCGAGGCCCGTCGTCAGGTGCTCGATGGGACGACCACGTCGGCCCCGCCGGCCAACCTCGACGGCCTGGACGTCGGGACCCTCGGCGTCGGTGGCAACGCCGTGACCGGGCGGACCGGTGCGTGCACGAGCCAGGGCGTCGAGCGGTTCCCCAACGGGCAGATCCCGCGCTCGGCGCTGTGCCCGCTGTGGGGCGCCCCGGGGCACCTGCTGCGCGCGGACGCCGCCTACGCCTTCGACCGGCTGGCGGAGGCGTACGCCTCGACGTTCGCCGAGCCGATCTGCGTCACGGACTCCTACCGCACGCTGCAGTCACAGGTCCGGCTGCGCGAGCAGAAGCCGGCCCTGGCGGCTCGGCCGGGCACCAGCAACCACGGCTGGGGCACTGCCGTCGACCTGTGCGGCGGCATCGAGCGGTTCGGCACGCCCGAGCACCGGTGGATGCAGCTCAACGCCCCGCGCTTCGGCTGGTTCAACCCCGGGTGGGCTCAGCAGGACGGCAGCAAGCCCGAGCCCTGGCACTGGGAGCTCGGCGCCTGACCCCTTCACGCCCTCGGTGATCATGCAATCCCGCCACCCCTGGACGCCGCCCTCCTCGGTGATCATGCAATCCCGCCACCCCCGGACAGCCCACGTCCACCCACAAAGTGCTGGGTTGCTGGCGCAACACGCCGCAAAAACCATGGTGAATCCAGCATTTTGTAACCGCCCGCAGCACCGTAGCAATGCATTCAATCGCCCGACGCCGCGACATCTCCCGTTTCGTGATCATGCAATCCAGCCACCTTGCAGAAGGCAGCCAGCAGCGGCTAGACCTGGTATCCCACCTCGCGACGTTGCACGTAGGCCGAACTCCGGGGAGAGCGCCAGGACGGCCCGGTTCCACCTGGAGGCTCGTCGCAGGACGGGCCCGGGATTGCCGTGCCCGCCTCTTCCAGATGGCGCAGTGCTGCCACAGGGCTCTGAATCAGTCAGAACTTCCCCGTGTCACGCCACTCCGCGCGGGCGATGCGTGAAGAGGTGGCGGGATTGCATGATCACCGAGGGGGGCGGCGTCCAGGGGTGGCGGGATTGCATGATCACCGAGGAGGGCGGCGTCCAGGGGTGGCGGGATTGCATGATCACCGAGGAGGGCGGCGTCCAGGGGTGGCGGGATTGCATGATCACCGAGGAGGGCGGCGTCCAGGGGTGGCGAGATTGCATGATCACGGATGGGTTAGGGGGTGGCTGGGACGAGGAGCTCCTGACCGACGTTCACGGCCGAGGTGCTTAGGCCGTTGAGAGTCCTGATCTCGACGATCACGTCGCGGACGTCCTCACCTGGCGCGGCGACGCCGGAGGCGATGCCCCACAGCGTGTCGCCCGGCAGGACCACGACAGTGTCCATCGGCGGCGGGGCGGCGTCCGGACCGGCGAGAGCCTGCCCTGCGGCACCCAGCCCGGCGACGGCGAGGACCGCCGACAGGACCAGCGTCAGGGTGAGTCGCCCGCGCCGGGTGATCCGCAGCGGCACGGCCGGTCCACCCGCTACGGCAGCCGGCGCCTGCCGCACCGGCAGGGGAACGACGTCGGCGGGCCGGTGCGACCTCGCACGACGGACGGGGACCAGGCGGTGGTCGATCGTGACTGCGCTCATCAGGTACCTCCAGGGCGTTCCGTGACGTAGGGTCCGAACGTGTGTTCGATCGAACGCCTGTCCGATGTCTAGCACTCGGAAGCGGCTGTGTCCACCGCTCCCAGCACAGCCATCGGCCGGCCGCTCGCATCCCACCTGGACGTCACTCCAGCACCGGGCACCGACAACGCCTCTACCAAGCGGCCTCGCCAGCACACCGCCGAGCAGCGCTGACATCGCGACGACACGCTCGAACAGGTGTTTGAAACCGTCGGTGCCCCGGTCTAGCGTGTCGATCACCAGGCACCGGCCGGCAGGGCAACAGAGCCGGCAGAACGGCAGAACCGGTCGAACAGAGCCAGCAGCACAACAGAACCAGCAGCACAACAGAACCAGCAGCACAACAGAACCAGCAGCACAACAGAACCAGCAGCACAACAGGGACGGAGCGGACGTGGCCAGAGCGAAGGACCATCCCGGCACGACGGACGGCGCGACGGTGCACGAGCTGCCGGACCAGCCCGCCGGCGGGGACGGCCTCACGGCCCGGCAGCGCACGATCCTGGAGAGCATCCGCCATGCCGTGGAGACCCGCGGCTACCCGCCGAGCATGCGGGAGATCGGTCAGGCGGTGGGGCTGACGAGCCCGAGCAGCGTCGCGC
This DNA window, taken from Kineosporiaceae bacterium SCSIO 59966, encodes the following:
- a CDS encoding RNA-binding protein, with the protein product MVFAHDTETSLASSAALINTLGDGTEQGDTLRTVEDLDAFVEAWEYTGSRTHDEAELSAVRDLRPVLRRIWTAEDDEVVVAEVNALLSGARALPQLVRHDGWDWHLHATSPEQPLATRMAVEAAMALVDVVRSGELSRLRVCEAEDCGAVLVDLSRNRSRRYCEGGCGNRVAVAAYRARRAAGPQPTGPQPTGPQSAGPQPTGSSTNSGISRSVRSA
- a CDS encoding nitroreductase family deazaflavin-dependent oxidoreductase: MSHYEPSPNEHVRRQVEEYESSGGTRGTTMRGLPVVVLTMRGARSGRLRKVPLMRVEHDGVYCAVASEGGAPRHPHWYHNLLAHPDVRVQDGPRVVDCRARLVHGEERAVWWQRAVAAFGDYADYAERTEREIPLFVLEPVG
- a CDS encoding LysM peptidoglycan-binding domain-containing protein, with translation MSAVTIDHRLVPVRRARSHRPADVVPLPVRQAPAAVAGGPAVPLRITRRGRLTLTLVLSAVLAVAGLGAAGQALAGPDAAPPPMDTVVVLPGDTLWGIASGVAAPGEDVRDVIVEIRTLNGLSTSAVNVGQELLVPATP